The following coding sequences are from one Triticum dicoccoides isolate Atlit2015 ecotype Zavitan chromosome 4A, WEW_v2.0, whole genome shotgun sequence window:
- the LOC119286293 gene encoding proactivator polypeptide-like 1 has translation MGLGLRLPFFLLLLLLVSLGAAQGRSTVFLDIQEEARGSGQIIKDQLTLSKIPVRVERGSPLCPACEKFTEEALSYLSQKQSQDKMMEVLHEACSQTFSLEKKCVEFVDSYATLLFAKIAEIKPEEFCKRNGLCRDNALLSGVRSESTCVFCHHLMDEVLSKLKDPDAEFEIIQILLKECKKIEGHEQQCKRLVLQYIPLILVNGEKFLEKNDICTIVQACDAGKKTMVGPFSEEGLLRDA, from the exons ATGGGCTTGGGACTGAGATTGCCGTTCTTCCTACTCCTCTTGCTGCTGGTCAGCCTGGGAGCCGCACAAGGCCGGAGCACAG TTTTTCTTGATATCCAGGAGGAGGCTCGAGGCTCTGGTCAAATCATCAAGGATCAACTAACTTTGAGCAAAATTCCCGTGCGTGTTGAGAGGGGCAGCCCACTATGCCCAGCTTGTGAGAAGTTTACAGAGGAAGCTCTTAGCTATCTTAGTCAGAAACAATCACAAGATAAGATGATGGAGGTCCTTCATGAAGCTTGTTCTCAGACATTCTCGTTGGAAAAGAAG TGTGTTGAGTTTGTGGACTCCTATGCAACTCTCTTATTTGCCAAGATCGCTGAGATCAAGCCAGAAGAGTTCTGCAAACGAAATGGCCTCTGCAGGGACAATGCTCTTCTGTCTGGTGTGAGAAGTGAGAGCACATGCGTGTTTTGCCACCACCTCATGGATGAAGTTTTGTCCAAACTGAAGGATCCTGATGCTGAG TTTGAGATAATTCAAATTCTCCTCAAGGAGTGCAAGAAGATCGAAGGTCATGAACAGCAG TGCAAACGACTGGTCCTGCAATACATCCCTCTCATCCTGGTGAACGGAGAGAAGTTCCTCGAGAAGAACGATATATGTACCATTGTCCAAGCGTGCGATGCTGGCAAAAAGACAATGGTCGGGCCATTCTCCGAGGAGGGTTTGTTGCGTGATGCATGA